From one Candidatus Curtissbacteria bacterium genomic stretch:
- a CDS encoding UDP-glucose/GDP-mannose dehydrogenase family protein, with translation MTITIVGAGYVGLVTAAVFSELGNKVYCIDIDQKRIEGLKRGKVPFFEPSLPDYIKRNIDAKRLFFTTSYKDSVPKSSIVLICVGTPPKENGEADLSFLFSSVEETAKNLSGYTLITIKSTVPIGFEGELEATVKKHANARFEFASSPEFLREGSAIEDTLHPDRIVIGTSSQKAQRLLLELHAPISGERIVCDMRSAQLIKYASNSFLATKISFANAVSVLCEAMGANVEKVMEGVGMDKRIGRAFLYPGVGYGGSCLPKDVLAFIAIAKSFGYQFDLLKAVDTINAGQIEMFVNKIVGAVSKEKGSRSLEGITLGILGLAFKPNTDDMREAPSVKIIKKLQELGAKVTAYDPEAEDAAKRILPELNYAKDEYAAAKGNDALIIVTEWPQFREIDLERIKKLLKAPVIIDGRNLLDENKVRNAGFKYEDIGR, from the coding sequence ATGACTATAACAATCGTCGGTGCAGGATATGTAGGATTGGTTACCGCAGCGGTTTTTTCGGAACTCGGGAACAAAGTTTATTGTATAGATATTGACCAAAAAAGGATCGAAGGTCTTAAAAGGGGAAAGGTACCTTTCTTTGAACCATCATTGCCTGATTACATCAAAAGGAACATAGACGCCAAAAGATTATTTTTTACAACTAGCTATAAAGATTCAGTTCCAAAATCAAGTATAGTTCTAATCTGCGTAGGGACACCGCCAAAAGAGAATGGCGAAGCAGACCTGTCGTTTCTGTTCAGTTCGGTGGAAGAAACAGCCAAAAACCTTTCTGGCTACACCCTTATTACAATTAAAAGCACCGTTCCCATCGGTTTTGAAGGGGAATTAGAAGCTACCGTAAAGAAACACGCAAACGCCAGATTTGAATTCGCCTCTTCTCCGGAATTCTTAAGAGAAGGTAGCGCGATAGAGGACACGCTTCACCCAGACAGAATTGTCATTGGAACGTCGAGTCAAAAAGCTCAAAGATTACTCCTTGAATTACACGCGCCAATTTCTGGTGAAAGAATAGTATGTGACATGCGCAGTGCGCAGCTTATTAAATACGCGTCTAACTCTTTCCTTGCTACTAAAATTTCTTTTGCAAACGCTGTCAGTGTTCTCTGTGAAGCAATGGGGGCCAACGTTGAGAAAGTTATGGAAGGAGTAGGCATGGACAAAAGGATTGGTCGTGCCTTCCTATATCCTGGAGTTGGTTACGGCGGCTCTTGTCTGCCAAAAGATGTTTTGGCCTTTATCGCTATTGCTAAAAGTTTCGGATACCAATTCGACCTTTTAAAGGCCGTTGACACTATAAATGCGGGACAAATAGAAATGTTTGTTAATAAAATTGTAGGAGCCGTTTCAAAAGAAAAAGGGTCTAGGAGCCTCGAGGGTATAACTTTGGGAATTCTGGGTCTTGCCTTTAAACCTAATACAGACGATATGAGAGAAGCTCCATCTGTAAAAATTATTAAAAAACTCCAAGAATTAGGTGCAAAAGTAACTGCGTACGATCCAGAGGCAGAAGATGCTGCGAAGAGAATACTTCCCGAACTTAATTACGCGAAAGACGAATATGCCGCTGCGAAAGGGAATGACGCATTAATAATTGTGACCGAATGGCCGCAATTTCGAGAGATCGATCTCGAAAGAATAAAAAAACTTCTCAAGGCGCCGGTTATTATAGACGGTAGAAACCTGCTCGATGAAAATAAAGTAAGAAACGCTGGTTTCAAGTACGAAGACATTGGCAGATGA
- a CDS encoding GDP-mannose 4,6-dehydratase: MKKALITGIAGFAGSHLAELLLSEKFDVYGFYHPQHSTENLRSIKDSINLIDCDILKAKSTQEKVLKINPDFVFHLAAFSSPPKSFENPAETLNNNIVGQINLLEALVKIKSKAKILIIGSSDEYGIVEEKYLPVNEETPLAPLSPYAVSKIAQDMLGLQYFLHNKLNIVRIRPFNHIGPRQSLDFVVPSFASQIAQVEKKGKGVMKVGNLESSKDFTDVRDMVSAYLLALEKGKVGEVYNIGSGKAVKIKEILDILISLSTATIEVKQEKSRVRSTDFKTVYADYSKFKKDTGWQPRTPLLKTLSDTIEYERIKLEARNSKSETNPNV; encoded by the coding sequence ATGAAAAAAGCGCTAATAACAGGAATCGCAGGTTTTGCTGGAAGTCACTTAGCAGAACTTCTGTTATCTGAAAAATTTGATGTCTACGGTTTTTACCATCCGCAGCACTCCACGGAAAATTTAAGATCTATAAAAGACAGTATAAACTTAATAGACTGCGATATCCTAAAAGCAAAATCTACACAGGAAAAAGTTTTAAAGATTAATCCTGACTTCGTTTTCCATCTCGCCGCTTTTTCGTCGCCCCCCAAAAGCTTTGAAAACCCCGCAGAAACCCTAAATAACAACATCGTCGGCCAAATCAATTTGCTTGAGGCACTAGTTAAAATTAAATCAAAAGCAAAAATATTAATTATTGGCTCGTCCGACGAATACGGAATCGTTGAAGAGAAATATTTGCCAGTCAACGAAGAAACTCCTCTTGCGCCTCTTTCTCCATATGCAGTCTCAAAAATTGCCCAGGACATGCTAGGCTTGCAATATTTTCTTCATAATAAGCTAAACATCGTAAGGATTCGTCCGTTCAATCATATCGGTCCCCGACAATCGCTCGATTTTGTCGTCCCTTCTTTTGCTTCTCAAATAGCACAAGTCGAAAAAAAAGGGAAAGGAGTTATGAAGGTCGGCAATCTCGAAAGCTCAAAAGATTTCACAGACGTTAGAGATATGGTTTCAGCTTACCTACTCGCTCTCGAGAAAGGAAAAGTGGGAGAAGTTTACAATATAGGTTCAGGCAAAGCCGTCAAAATAAAAGAGATTCTAGACATTCTAATCTCCCTCTCAACGGCAACGATAGAAGTAAAACAGGAAAAGAGCAGAGTCAGATCAACAGATTTTAAAACAGTTTACGCTGATTATTCCAAATTCAAAAAAGATACAGGTTGGCAACCAAGGACTCCACTTTTAAAAACACTTTCTGATACAATTGAATACGAGAGAATTAAGCTCGAAGCGCGAAATTCGAAATCCGAAACAAACCCGAATGTCTGA
- the gmd gene encoding GDP-mannose 4,6-dehydratase, protein MAQKRALITGITGQDGSYLAEFLLEKNYKIFGLTRRTSTPNYERIKHIENEIELIPGDLLDQQSLTYAVDHSKPDEVYNLAAQSFVATSWSQPVLTGEFTALGTTRVLEAVRQVKPDAKFYQASSSEMFGQVAETPQTEKTPFHPRSPYGVAKVYGHWITINYRESYGLFTVSGILFNHESPRRGLEFVTRKISHSVAKIHLGQQDHIELGNLDAKRDWGFSGDYVEAMWMMLQQKNPEDFVIATGENHSVKEFVEEAFEAIGIDDWQKYVKVSKEFYRPAEVDFLIGNAAKAKKKLGWEPRVSFPELVKMMVESDIKLLQKNS, encoded by the coding sequence ATGGCACAAAAAAGAGCACTGATTACCGGAATTACAGGGCAAGATGGGTCATATCTAGCAGAATTTCTCCTCGAAAAAAATTACAAGATTTTCGGCTTAACAAGAAGAACCTCAACGCCAAATTACGAAAGAATTAAGCACATAGAGAACGAAATAGAGCTGATTCCAGGGGACCTATTAGACCAGCAGTCCCTAACTTACGCAGTTGATCATTCGAAGCCTGACGAAGTTTATAACCTGGCAGCTCAAAGCTTTGTCGCAACATCCTGGTCGCAACCGGTATTAACGGGAGAATTCACAGCCTTAGGAACAACGAGAGTACTCGAAGCGGTAAGACAAGTAAAGCCAGACGCCAAGTTCTATCAGGCGTCATCCTCAGAAATGTTTGGACAGGTAGCAGAGACTCCCCAAACTGAAAAGACGCCATTTCACCCTAGAAGTCCTTACGGGGTAGCAAAAGTTTATGGACATTGGATAACCATTAATTATAGAGAATCTTACGGACTTTTTACTGTTTCCGGAATTCTTTTCAATCACGAATCGCCAAGGCGAGGGTTGGAATTCGTTACAAGAAAAATATCACACAGTGTTGCGAAAATTCATCTCGGCCAGCAAGACCATATAGAGCTCGGAAACTTGGACGCAAAAAGAGATTGGGGTTTCTCGGGTGATTATGTTGAAGCAATGTGGATGATGTTGCAACAAAAAAATCCTGAAGATTTTGTAATCGCAACAGGAGAAAACCATTCAGTCAAAGAGTTTGTAGAAGAAGCCTTCGAGGCAATTGGAATTGACGACTGGCAAAAATATGTAAAAGTTTCGAAGGAATTTTATCGCCCGGCAGAAGTCGATTTTTTAATAGGTAATGCTGCTAAAGCAAAGAAAAAACTGGGTTGGGAACCAAGGGTATCCTTCCCGGAACTCGTCAAAATGATGGTGGAGTCTGACATTAAACTTTTGCAAAAAAATTCCTAA